The Shewanella sp. NFH-SH190041 genome has a window encoding:
- the napG gene encoding ferredoxin-type protein NapG has protein sequence MEKQATSPKLTPNQINRRRFLATAASAGGVMTLTGLGLTTLAQTNAQTEPQALRPPGAVPESEFLSACVRCGLCVNACRWGTLSLARWFDGVATGTPFFTARQIPCEMCEDIPCVRTCPSGALDCLMLDIADAQMGTAVLVDPQHCLNFRGLRCDVCYRVCPLIDDAITLERQHNSRSGHHAEFIPRINPDACTGCGKCEHACVLEQPAIKVLPVALAAGKAASHDTYQDTESTTLEMLNGRFKP, from the coding sequence GTGGAAAAACAAGCAACTTCTCCCAAACTCACGCCAAACCAAATCAACCGCCGTCGCTTTCTGGCAACGGCGGCATCGGCTGGCGGGGTGATGACACTGACAGGGCTAGGATTAACGACGCTAGCCCAGACAAATGCCCAAACTGAACCACAAGCACTGCGCCCACCGGGCGCGGTGCCTGAAAGCGAATTTTTATCAGCCTGCGTTCGCTGTGGGTTATGTGTTAATGCCTGTCGCTGGGGCACCTTATCGTTAGCAAGATGGTTTGATGGCGTCGCGACCGGTACCCCTTTTTTTACCGCCCGGCAGATACCCTGCGAAATGTGCGAGGACATTCCTTGTGTTCGCACCTGTCCGTCTGGCGCACTGGATTGTTTAATGTTGGATATTGCCGACGCCCAAATGGGAACGGCGGTATTGGTTGACCCGCAACATTGTCTTAATTTTCGGGGATTGCGGTGCGATGTCTGCTATCGCGTTTGCCCGCTAATTGATGACGCCATTACCTTGGAGCGACAACATAACAGTCGCAGCGGTCATCATGCTGAATTTATCCCCAGAATTAATCCTGACGCCTGTACCGGATGCGGTAAATGTGAACATGCCTGTGTCTTGGAACAACCGGCAATTAAAGTGCTACCGGTCGCTTTAGCCGCCGGCAAAGCAGCCAGCCATGACACCTACCAAGATACAGAGTCAACCACGTTGGAGATGCTTAACGGAAGGTTCAAGCCATGA
- the napH gene encoding quinol dehydrogenase ferredoxin subunit NapH, giving the protein MMSSANPQPSIWRKHRFLLLRRLSQLLVLLTFVAGPITGYQILNGNLSASQLFDSIPLSDPLLTLQVLLSGHLPEFSLLLGALIIGGFYTLFGGRSFCSWVCPVSLITDAAAWLRRKLHLPRLPVLPRYLKYALLALVLLLPPLTGLLVWEWVNPVPLVYRELLFGTGSSLWLLVAIFLLDTFISERAWCGHLCPTGALYRLLGKASPLRLAAKQPQSCDLCMACFTVCPEPQVLKPVLRGHEMKLTATDCTLCGRCIDVCNQNVFSFHSRLQLSPATTYSINSQPQTDTSPDRDPSRMEKHL; this is encoded by the coding sequence ATGATGTCATCAGCCAATCCACAGCCATCAATATGGCGCAAACACCGTTTTTTACTGCTACGCCGACTCAGTCAACTTTTGGTGCTACTGACCTTTGTTGCCGGTCCAATAACAGGGTATCAGATCCTGAATGGTAATCTCTCCGCCAGCCAACTGTTTGACAGTATACCGCTGTCCGATCCGCTACTGACTCTACAGGTGTTACTTAGCGGTCATCTGCCGGAATTCAGTTTGCTATTGGGGGCGCTCATTATTGGGGGCTTTTATACCCTGTTTGGCGGACGCAGTTTTTGTAGTTGGGTGTGTCCGGTTAGTCTGATTACCGATGCGGCCGCCTGGCTGCGCCGCAAACTACATCTACCTCGGCTACCTGTATTACCTAGATACCTGAAATATGCCCTGCTGGCCCTGGTATTACTGCTCCCCCCATTAACGGGCCTCTTAGTGTGGGAGTGGGTCAATCCCGTGCCACTCGTCTATCGGGAGCTGTTATTCGGTACGGGCAGCAGTTTATGGCTCCTGGTTGCCATTTTTTTATTAGATACTTTTATCAGTGAACGGGCATGGTGTGGGCACCTTTGCCCAACGGGTGCGTTATACCGTTTGTTAGGCAAAGCCAGTCCGCTTCGTCTAGCCGCTAAACAGCCACAAAGCTGCGATTTATGTATGGCTTGTTTTACTGTCTGCCCAGAACCTCAGGTGCTTAAGCCGGTATTAAGAGGTCATGAAATGAAACTCACCGCCACAGATTGCACTCTCTGTGGCCGCTGCATCGATGTTTGCAATCAAAATGTATTCAGTTTCCACAGTCGGCTGCAGTTAAGCCCAGCAACCACCTACAGTATCAACAGCCAACCGCAGACTGATACATCCCCCGACCGCGATCCCTCCCGGATGGAGAAACACCTATGA
- a CDS encoding nitrate reductase cytochrome c-type subunit — translation MKKVITLTLVTLALTACTGQSSPNNHQAVNIQSLAGNQQIPETSPAAAMAEYPAKGQAIAPTFIGQPPLIPHRDYSITLKRNSCLNCHNPTRAKRRHTTAVPSSHLLADGITLKGQKYFCSQCHVPQASNKQALIPLQN, via the coding sequence ATGAAAAAAGTCATCACGTTGACGCTTGTAACCCTAGCGTTAACCGCCTGTACAGGGCAATCAAGCCCTAATAACCACCAAGCGGTAAATATTCAGTCTTTAGCAGGTAATCAGCAGATCCCGGAAACCTCGCCGGCAGCCGCTATGGCTGAGTATCCCGCCAAAGGCCAAGCCATTGCGCCGACATTTATTGGCCAACCCCCATTAATTCCCCATCGGGATTACAGTATTACCTTAAAACGTAATAGCTGCCTTAACTGCCATAACCCAACCCGGGCCAAACGCAGGCACACAACTGCCGTGCCATCATCCCATCTACTGGCTGACGGTATCACACTCAAGGGCCAGAAATACTTCTGTAGTCAATGTCATGTGCCGCAGGCAAGCAATAAACAGGCACTGATCCCATTACAAAATTGA
- a CDS encoding LysR family transcriptional regulator, with amino-acid sequence MNIPIKTLHCFITLVETGNYTRAAEKLYLTQPTLSKMIQRLEEQLGQQLLLRNNQKITLTQAGTLFETSARQMLGQWHRLEQDMHDLSGVKSGVLRLGVCPMMSSLFIGLLMEYRRRYPGITLEMHEYGGFGCERALIHDTLDIAFTALPTVHDDELAHEPLSRYPLMACLPNQHQLISKPELCWADFADHPFILYNEDFSLAKIISRLSNDAGVKLNIAFRSGQWDFLASMVEAEMGLALLPEPICRKLDSSELTFRPMNPPLTWDLGLIWRRNLPLTPAAKALLELTQELNASHESNT; translated from the coding sequence ATGAACATACCGATAAAAACCCTACATTGCTTTATTACTTTGGTTGAAACAGGTAATTACACCCGAGCGGCCGAAAAGCTCTATCTGACCCAACCAACCCTGAGCAAAATGATCCAGCGGTTAGAAGAACAGCTCGGACAACAATTACTGTTGCGCAATAACCAGAAAATCACACTGACCCAAGCCGGTACCCTATTTGAAACCAGTGCCAGACAGATGTTGGGACAATGGCACCGACTAGAGCAGGACATGCATGATCTTAGTGGGGTGAAGTCTGGGGTATTGCGTTTAGGCGTCTGCCCCATGATGAGCAGCTTATTTATCGGCTTATTGATGGAATACCGCCGCCGTTATCCGGGTATTACACTGGAAATGCATGAGTATGGTGGATTTGGCTGTGAGCGAGCGCTGATCCATGACACTTTAGACATTGCTTTTACCGCCTTACCAACAGTGCATGATGATGAACTGGCCCATGAGCCATTAAGCCGTTATCCCCTGATGGCTTGCTTACCTAACCAGCATCAGCTAATCAGTAAACCTGAGTTGTGTTGGGCCGATTTTGCCGACCATCCCTTTATCCTTTACAACGAGGATTTCTCGCTCGCCAAAATCATCAGCCGCTTGAGTAATGATGCCGGGGTAAAACTGAATATTGCCTTTCGCAGTGGTCAGTGGGACTTTCTCGCCTCCATGGTGGAAGCAGAAATGGGGCTGGCATTACTGCCAGAGCCCATCTGCCGCAAACTAGATTCCAGTGAATTAACCTTCCGACCAATGAACCCGCCACTGACTTGGGATTTGGGCCTAATTTGGCGCCGAAACCTGCCACTAACGCCTGCAGCTAAAGCGCTATTGGAACTGACCCAAGAGCTTAACGCCAGCCATGAATCCAACACCTAG
- the fusA gene encoding elongation factor G: protein MTDLSKYRNIGIFAHVDAGKTTTTERILKLTGKIHKIGEVHDGESTTDFMEQEAERGITIQSAAVSCFWKDHRFNVIDTPGHVDFTVEVYRSLKVLDGGIGVFCGSGGVEPQSETNWRYANESEVARLIFVNKLDRMGADFLRVVKQTKDVLAANPLVMVLPIGIEDEFTGVVDLLTRKAYVWDESGQAENYEITDIPADMVDMVEEYREMLIETAVEQDDDLMEAYMEGEEPSMEDLKRCIRKGTRDMSFFPTYCGSAFKNKGMQLLLDAVVDYLPSPTEVDPQPLTDEEGNETGEHALVSIDEPLKALAFKIMDDRFGALTFVRIYSGKLHKGDTILNSATGKTERIGRMCEMQADQRNELDYAQAGDIIAIVGMKNVQTGHTLCDVKHPCTLEAMVFPEPVISIAVAPKDKGGSEKMGIAIGKMIAEDPSFRVETDEDSGETILKGMGELHLDIKVDILKRTYGVDLIVGEPQVAYRETITREIEDSYTHKKQSGGSGQFGKIDYIVRPGEQNSGFTFKSSVVGGNVPKEYWPAVEKGFASMMKTGTVAGFPVLDVELELTDGAFHAVDSSAIAFEIAAKGAFRQSMPKAGAQLLEPIMKVDVFSPEDNVGDVIGDLNRRRGMIKDQIAGVTGVRIKADVPLSEMFGYIGHLRTMTSGRGQFSMEFSHYSPCPNSVAEKVIADVKERNAKK, encoded by the coding sequence ATGACCGACTTATCAAAATACAGAAATATTGGTATTTTCGCTCACGTTGACGCGGGTAAAACCACGACCACCGAGCGTATCCTCAAGCTTACCGGTAAGATCCATAAAATCGGTGAAGTTCATGATGGCGAATCTACAACCGACTTCATGGAACAGGAAGCTGAGCGTGGTATTACCATTCAGTCTGCGGCTGTTAGTTGTTTTTGGAAAGATCACCGTTTTAACGTGATTGACACGCCCGGACACGTTGACTTCACCGTTGAAGTTTACCGTTCTCTGAAAGTTCTGGATGGTGGTATTGGCGTATTCTGTGGTTCTGGTGGTGTTGAGCCACAATCAGAAACCAACTGGCGCTATGCAAACGAATCTGAAGTTGCTCGTCTGATCTTCGTAAACAAGCTGGACCGTATGGGTGCAGACTTCTTGCGCGTTGTTAAGCAGACTAAAGACGTACTGGCTGCAAATCCGCTGGTAATGGTTCTGCCTATCGGTATTGAAGATGAATTCACCGGTGTGGTTGATCTGCTGACTCGTAAAGCTTACGTGTGGGATGAATCTGGCCAAGCTGAAAACTATGAAATCACCGATATCCCTGCGGATATGGTTGACATGGTTGAAGAATACCGTGAAATGCTGATCGAAACTGCTGTTGAGCAGGATGATGATCTGATGGAAGCTTACATGGAAGGTGAAGAGCCTTCTATGGAAGATCTGAAGCGTTGTATCCGTAAGGGTACCCGTGATATGTCATTCTTCCCTACATACTGTGGTTCTGCGTTCAAGAACAAAGGTATGCAGCTGCTGCTTGACGCTGTTGTTGATTACCTGCCATCGCCAACTGAAGTTGATCCTCAGCCTCTGACTGATGAAGAAGGTAACGAAACTGGCGAACACGCTCTGGTTTCAATTGATGAGCCGCTGAAAGCATTGGCGTTCAAGATCATGGATGACCGTTTCGGTGCCCTGACCTTCGTACGTATCTACTCTGGTAAGCTGCACAAGGGTGACACCATCCTGAACTCTGCTACTGGTAAGACTGAGCGTATCGGCCGTATGTGTGAAATGCAGGCTGATCAGCGTAACGAGCTGGACTACGCACAAGCTGGTGACATCATCGCTATCGTGGGCATGAAGAACGTGCAAACTGGTCACACTCTGTGTGATGTTAAGCATCCATGCACCCTGGAAGCCATGGTATTCCCTGAGCCAGTAATTTCTATCGCCGTTGCTCCTAAAGATAAGGGCGGCAGCGAGAAGATGGGTATCGCTATTGGTAAGATGATCGCAGAAGATCCATCTTTCCGCGTTGAGACTGATGAAGACTCAGGCGAAACCATCCTGAAAGGTATGGGTGAATTGCACCTGGACATCAAGGTAGACATCCTGAAGCGTACTTACGGTGTTGACCTGATTGTTGGTGAGCCTCAAGTAGCTTACCGTGAAACTATCACTCGTGAAATCGAAGATAGTTACACCCACAAGAAACAATCTGGTGGTTCAGGTCAGTTTGGTAAGATTGACTATATTGTTCGCCCAGGTGAGCAAAACTCTGGCTTTACCTTCAAGTCTTCAGTTGTTGGTGGTAACGTTCCTAAGGAATACTGGCCAGCAGTTGAGAAAGGTTTCGCTAGCATGATGAAGACTGGTACTGTAGCAGGCTTCCCAGTGCTGGACGTAGAGCTGGAACTGACTGATGGTGCATTCCACGCAGTTGACTCCTCTGCTATTGCGTTCGAAATCGCTGCTAAAGGTGCTTTCCGTCAATCTATGCCTAAGGCCGGTGCACAGCTGCTTGAGCCTATCATGAAGGTTGACGTATTCAGCCCTGAAGATAACGTTGGTGATGTGATTGGTGATTTGAACCGTCGTCGCGGTATGATCAAAGACCAAATTGCTGGTGTAACCGGTGTTCGCATCAAGGCTGATGTACCACTGTCAGAAATGTTTGGTTACATTGGTCACCTGCGTACTATGACCTCTGGTCGTGGTCAGTTCTCTATGGAGTTCTCACACTACTCACCATGTCCAAACAGTGTTGCTGAAAAAGTAATCGCTGACGTTAAAGAAAGAAATGCTAAGAAGTAA
- a CDS encoding universal stress protein: protein MEKVFIIAQKFDDKAQQADAVVQGVTLARQLAMSPEIFAYSYAYLPDFEHFVPAVTPVTKAAIVKQAHQAVAERLADVDGQEIPVHSLWHKHLYEHACEHAAEQEFSLMIKAVHDSDRFMPTDWHLIRHTQMPLLFLKPQSTAEQTVLVALDLGSKSPIKQQLNKAALAKGRALAGACGGDLHVAYVCRMHVVLNDLDLVDNRTVAANARERLADELAQLDLPPEQIHVLAGDPEMCLYELSCRLKSRYFVIGARQRKGILGHVIGNTAEAILSRMRCDVLVVPAFDERQA, encoded by the coding sequence ATGGAAAAGGTGTTTATTATTGCCCAGAAGTTTGACGATAAGGCACAACAGGCCGATGCCGTGGTGCAAGGGGTTACCCTGGCTCGGCAATTGGCAATGAGCCCTGAAATTTTTGCATATAGTTATGCCTATTTGCCGGATTTTGAGCATTTTGTGCCTGCGGTGACACCGGTTACTAAGGCTGCCATCGTCAAACAGGCACATCAGGCAGTGGCTGAACGTTTAGCTGACGTCGACGGCCAAGAGATACCTGTGCACAGTTTGTGGCATAAACACCTTTATGAACATGCCTGTGAGCATGCGGCTGAGCAGGAATTTTCCTTGATGATTAAAGCCGTACATGACAGTGATCGCTTTATGCCTACGGATTGGCATTTGATCCGTCATACCCAGATGCCACTGCTATTTTTAAAGCCGCAGTCCACAGCTGAGCAAACCGTACTGGTGGCGCTGGATTTAGGCAGTAAAAGCCCGATAAAGCAGCAGCTAAACAAAGCGGCATTAGCAAAGGGGCGGGCATTGGCTGGTGCTTGTGGCGGAGATTTACATGTAGCTTATGTGTGTCGCATGCATGTGGTGCTTAACGATTTGGATTTAGTGGATAATCGGACGGTCGCTGCTAATGCCAGAGAAAGATTGGCTGATGAGTTAGCGCAGTTAGATTTGCCGCCAGAACAAATTCATGTTTTGGCCGGCGATCCGGAAATGTGCCTTTATGAATTGTCATGCCGTTTGAAAAGCCGCTACTTCGTCATTGGTGCGCGGCAGCGAAAAGGGATTTTAGGCCATGTCATCGGCAATACCGCGGAGGCTATTTTAAGCCGTATGCGTTGTGATGTGCTGGTGGTGCCGGCTTTTGATGAGCGTCAGGCATAA
- a CDS encoding biotin carboxylase N-terminal domain-containing protein, which translates to MTSNNQPANKTQAVAADPLFLEAEHLAKDFSLFPEHSKQSLSDEIHGLLDDEAIQTNLKDLANLDVDGYVAKVIQPTLDKTRPGAKRIIADLKGKLIRETHNGPFYSAEVEMNFGARSRRIGFIAQERTTANGAWMPEHHIACCKAVRLFAELSMPIIFLIDTPGADAGEVANSHNQAHSISKAIAESANVDVPTVGIVIGAGYSGGAIPLAAANILLSLRDGIFNTIQPQGLQSIARKYNLSWQECAKCVGVAPEELYASGCIDGIIDFSPSDRDERQHNLRRAIISSIEAVERAAVEFVKESDDLREHYKRSLDRFLNPSSSLQSLEHNSELAVANSPTMHLNLFGSAYRYLRYLTLRSRIHSISQDQYGRLSKVSVPHGDLKARVQQEQDRVFHTWLSNPDKLVYDEELNKLWGNFTAKREDVSTERNMLTRLILGEPKENYKKARKALMFNISWSLYHRWKNNAANNFKGLIHYLENLPEEVTQKPWPALNDLTVLDVVVNEELREDFIWQCYNILIFNALYDNVVVNLASIAKEAMMTKSLARSSVDSLLHTSIDKAISTQDVANDKSKFYKWLKYFMDQSNRAELLVRVEQWKSVGFPQLNNSLFVILTYFFERLLPEYFDSEEDSSHYTGAINPVRIGRRKDFWNRLTMGYQDLLIQKVLRDEKQAGKMTWQNIVDQFFTQFEEIDADKMSANSLNFPGFRLSIEDALDKGIRPCGLITGMADFDRKGQKIRVGVAISNISFQAGAFDMASAEKFSSLLIECAKRKLPVICFISSGGMQTKEGAAALFSMAVVNDRITRFIRDNELPVLMFGFGDCTGGAQASFVTHPLVQTYYFSGTNMPFAGQMVVPAYLPSTCTLSNYLSKVPGAMNGLVNNPFSDTLNSQLASIDPLMPMPGQDIQDVIDSALSTLVPEMQLESDEIIQNDPRALMKPIDKVLVHARGCTAVKLIRKAHDNNINVVLVASDPDMTSVPAEMLTGNDKLVCLGGNTSDESYLNAYSVMKVAEYEQVDALHPGIGFLSESPQFAALCVNNGVNFVGPSVHSMTTMGNKSNAIKTSQSQNVPVVPGSHGILSNAEQAVNVANEIGYPVLLKAVQGGGGKGIQVVERAEDMIPLFMKTATEAAAAFGNGDLYLEKYVTSLRHIEVQLLRDKFGNTKVLGLRDCSVQRNNQKMIEESGSTMLPPELKQQVLEYTRALGNAVDYMGAGTVEFIYNLDANEVYFMEMNTRLQVEHPVTEATSCVDIVRAQFDIAAGRSIEALEPQNKGYALEVRVTAEKAVMDSHDVLQLMPNPGLITECIMPKHPDVEIISIAADNKEVSPYYDSLIAQIIMTGEDREDTVNKMLAYLETVSIKGIATNIPLLKRILKDATFNEGVYDTNYLPRLMAELDVADLIAEMEAAAETKPVDTEALRVGGSNELKVLAQGAGIFYSSPAPGEADFVKEGDIVSAAQTLALTEAMKMFSQVNLASFNRKGAELYPEDKQYRIERILNSNGQQISQGDLLFVVSPVEA; encoded by the coding sequence AGCTTATCGGATGAAATTCATGGGTTACTGGATGACGAGGCTATCCAGACTAACCTGAAAGATTTGGCAAATTTGGATGTAGACGGCTATGTCGCCAAGGTCATCCAGCCAACTCTGGATAAAACCCGTCCAGGTGCAAAACGGATTATTGCTGACTTGAAAGGCAAGTTAATCCGTGAAACCCATAACGGACCTTTTTACAGTGCTGAAGTGGAAATGAACTTCGGTGCCCGCAGTCGTCGAATCGGCTTTATCGCCCAGGAGCGGACCACTGCCAATGGCGCTTGGATGCCTGAGCACCACATTGCTTGCTGTAAAGCGGTTCGTCTGTTTGCTGAATTATCCATGCCGATCATTTTCTTGATCGACACACCCGGAGCCGATGCCGGTGAAGTAGCTAACAGCCATAATCAGGCCCACTCTATTTCTAAGGCCATTGCTGAAAGTGCCAATGTGGATGTACCGACAGTTGGTATTGTGATTGGTGCTGGTTACTCTGGCGGGGCGATTCCACTGGCTGCTGCCAATATTCTGTTGTCGCTGCGTGATGGTATTTTTAATACCATTCAACCTCAGGGATTGCAGAGCATCGCCCGTAAGTACAATCTTTCTTGGCAGGAATGTGCCAAATGCGTGGGTGTGGCACCGGAAGAGCTGTACGCCTCTGGTTGTATCGATGGCATTATTGATTTCTCTCCATCAGACCGTGATGAGCGTCAGCACAACCTGCGCCGCGCGATTATTTCCAGTATTGAAGCGGTTGAACGTGCCGCAGTGGAATTTGTGAAAGAGTCTGATGATCTGCGCGAACACTACAAGCGCTCTTTGGACCGTTTCCTTAATCCATCATCTAGCCTGCAGTCGCTGGAGCATAATTCTGAACTGGCGGTTGCCAACAGCCCGACCATGCACCTTAACCTGTTTGGCAGTGCTTATCGTTACTTGCGTTACCTGACGCTGCGTAGCCGTATCCACTCTATCAGTCAGGATCAATATGGCCGTTTGTCTAAAGTCAGTGTGCCCCATGGTGATTTGAAAGCCCGGGTACAGCAAGAGCAGGACAGAGTGTTCCACACTTGGCTGTCAAATCCAGATAAGTTGGTTTACGACGAAGAGCTGAACAAGCTGTGGGGTAACTTTACCGCTAAGCGTGAAGATGTCAGCACTGAGCGTAATATGCTGACCCGTCTGATTTTGGGTGAGCCAAAAGAGAATTACAAAAAAGCCCGCAAAGCGCTGATGTTCAATATCAGTTGGTCTTTGTATCACCGCTGGAAAAACAATGCGGCGAATAACTTTAAAGGGCTGATCCATTATTTGGAAAACCTGCCTGAAGAAGTGACGCAAAAACCTTGGCCAGCTTTAAATGATCTGACTGTGCTGGATGTTGTCGTCAATGAAGAGCTGCGCGAAGACTTTATCTGGCAGTGCTACAACATTCTGATTTTCAACGCACTGTATGACAATGTGGTGGTGAACTTGGCCTCGATTGCCAAAGAAGCCATGATGACCAAGAGTTTGGCTCGCAGTTCAGTCGACAGTTTGCTACATACCTCTATTGATAAGGCTATCTCGACTCAAGATGTGGCCAATGATAAGAGTAAGTTCTACAAGTGGCTGAAATACTTTATGGATCAGTCCAACCGTGCCGAGCTTTTGGTGCGGGTAGAACAATGGAAGAGTGTTGGCTTCCCTCAGCTTAACAACTCTTTGTTTGTGATTCTGACCTATTTCTTCGAGCGTTTGCTGCCGGAATACTTCGACAGTGAAGAGGATTCAAGCCACTACACCGGGGCGATCAACCCAGTACGTATTGGCCGCCGTAAGGACTTCTGGAACCGCCTGACCATGGGCTATCAGGATCTGCTGATCCAGAAAGTACTGCGGGATGAAAAGCAGGCCGGTAAGATGACCTGGCAAAATATTGTGGATCAATTCTTTACTCAGTTTGAAGAAATTGATGCGGATAAGATGTCGGCTAACTCCCTGAACTTCCCTGGTTTCCGTCTATCCATTGAAGATGCGTTAGATAAGGGTATCCGTCCATGCGGTTTGATTACTGGTATGGCGGACTTTGATCGTAAAGGGCAGAAAATCCGCGTTGGTGTGGCAATTTCTAATATTAGCTTCCAAGCTGGTGCATTTGATATGGCCAGTGCGGAGAAATTCTCCTCACTGCTGATTGAGTGTGCTAAGCGTAAGTTGCCAGTGATCTGCTTTATCAGCTCTGGTGGTATGCAAACGAAAGAAGGGGCCGCGGCACTGTTCTCCATGGCTGTGGTTAACGACCGTATTACCCGTTTTATTCGTGATAACGAATTGCCTGTGCTGATGTTCGGTTTTGGTGATTGTACCGGTGGTGCCCAAGCCTCTTTTGTTACCCACCCATTGGTACAGACTTACTATTTCTCTGGTACCAATATGCCGTTTGCCGGTCAAATGGTGGTACCTGCCTATCTGCCATCTACCTGTACCCTGTCTAACTATCTGTCTAAGGTACCGGGTGCGATGAATGGTTTGGTGAACAACCCATTTAGTGACACCCTAAACAGCCAGCTGGCCAGCATTGATCCGCTGATGCCAATGCCTGGGCAGGATATTCAGGATGTGATTGACAGTGCGCTGTCGACGCTGGTGCCAGAAATGCAGCTGGAAAGCGATGAGATCATCCAAAATGATCCCCGTGCATTGATGAAACCTATCGACAAAGTGCTAGTGCATGCCCGTGGCTGTACTGCGGTGAAATTGATCCGCAAGGCCCATGATAACAATATCAATGTTGTCCTAGTGGCATCTGATCCAGATATGACTTCAGTGCCAGCAGAAATGCTCACAGGCAATGATAAGCTGGTTTGTCTGGGGGGGAATACCTCTGATGAGTCTTACTTGAACGCCTACTCAGTCATGAAAGTGGCTGAGTATGAACAGGTAGACGCACTGCACCCTGGGATTGGCTTCTTGTCTGAAAGTCCACAATTTGCAGCCCTATGTGTGAATAATGGGGTGAACTTTGTTGGACCAAGTGTTCATTCAATGACCACCATGGGCAACAAGTCCAACGCGATTAAGACCTCTCAGTCACAAAATGTACCTGTGGTACCAGGTTCTCACGGCATTTTGTCCAATGCAGAGCAGGCCGTAAATGTAGCTAACGAAATTGGCTATCCAGTCTTGCTGAAGGCTGTTCAAGGCGGTGGCGGTAAAGGGATTCAGGTGGTAGAACGCGCTGAAGACATGATCCCACTGTTTATGAAAACGGCCACTGAAGCTGCTGCAGCATTCGGTAATGGCGATCTGTACTTAGAAAAATATGTGACATCACTGCGTCATATTGAAGTGCAGTTGCTGCGGGATAAGTTTGGTAATACTAAAGTGCTGGGTCTGCGTGACTGCTCTGTGCAGCGTAATAACCAGAAAATGATTGAAGAATCCGGCTCTACCATGCTGCCCCCTGAGTTAAAGCAGCAGGTACTGGAATATACGCGTGCTTTGGGTAATGCCGTGGATTACATGGGTGCCGGTACTGTGGAGTTTATCTACAACCTGGATGCCAATGAAGTCTACTTTATGGAGATGAACACCCGTCTGCAGGTAGAACACCCTGTGACTGAGGCAACCTCTTGCGTTGATATTGTTAGAGCCCAGTTTGATATTGCTGCCGGCCGCTCAATTGAAGCGCTGGAGCCACAGAATAAGGGCTATGCACTGGAAGTCCGTGTTACTGCAGAAAAAGCAGTGATGGACTCCCATGATGTACTGCAGTTGATGCCAAATCCAGGGCTTATCACCGAATGCATTATGCCTAAGCACCCAGATGTGGAAATTATCTCTATTGCGGCGGATAACAAAGAGGTTTCCCCATACTATGACAGCCTGATTGCTCAGATCATTATGACTGGCGAAGACCGTGAAGATACGGTCAACAAGATGTTGGCGTATTTGGAAACCGTGTCTATCAAAGGCATTGCTACTAACATTCCATTGCTGAAGCGTATCCTGAAGGATGCCACCTTCAATGAAGGGGTATATGACACCAACTATCTGCCGCGTTTGATGGCAGAGTTGGATGTGGCAGATCTGATTGCTGAAATGGAAGCAGCAGCAGAAACCAAGCCTGTGGATACTGAAGCGCTGCGGGTTGGTGGCAGTAATGAGCTGAAAGTCTTGGCCCAGGGCGCCGGTATCTTCTATAGCTCTCCAGCACCAGGTGAGGCTGATTTTGTGAAGGAAGGTGACATTGTTTCTGCCGCTCAGACGCTGGCGCTGACAGAAGCGATGAAGATGTTCTCTCAGGTCAATCTGGCCAGCTTCAACCGTAAAGGGGCTGAGTTGTATCCGGAAGATAAGCAGTACCGTATTGAACGGATTTTGAACTCTAACGGCCAACAGATCTCACAGGGTGACTTGTTATTTGTGGTGTCACCTGTAGAGGCGTAA